Proteins encoded together in one Streptomyces umbrinus window:
- a CDS encoding ABC transporter substrate-binding protein, with product MPHTKLRRLVTISVAVTLGATALAACGSSDDNDSEADSGPVSLTYWSWTPGMDKVADLWNKGQGKKDRITVTVKKQASGDTLVTKILTAHKAKKAPDLVQAEYQALPTLVSNDALADIAGDVDGVKDKFADGVWQQTTLGSDAVYAIPQDSGPMMFYYRQDLFKKYGLEVPQTWDQFAETARALKKKSPETDLTTFSANDSGLFAGLAQQAGAKWWTTEGQKWKVGIDDAATQKVADFWGGLVKEGAIDNQPMYTPAWNKALNTGKQIAWVSAVWAPGTLTTAAPDTKGKWAMAPLPQWSQGDSVTGSWGGSSTAVTTDSKHKSAAAKFAAWLNTDPKALTALAKEGGIYPAATTAQTSDAFTEPPAFFSNQTDFYTQAADIAKTTAPSAWGPNVNVAYTTFNDAFGSAAKNKSDFGAALKTMQGETVADLKKQGFEVAE from the coding sequence ATGCCACACACGAAGCTGCGTCGCCTCGTGACCATCTCGGTCGCCGTCACGCTCGGCGCCACCGCACTTGCCGCCTGCGGCTCCTCGGACGACAACGACAGCGAGGCCGACTCGGGCCCGGTCTCGCTGACGTACTGGTCCTGGACACCGGGCATGGACAAGGTCGCCGACCTGTGGAACAAGGGCCAGGGCAAGAAGGACCGGATCACGGTCACGGTCAAGAAGCAGGCGTCCGGCGACACGCTGGTCACCAAGATCCTCACCGCGCACAAGGCCAAGAAGGCCCCGGACCTGGTCCAGGCCGAGTACCAGGCCCTGCCGACGCTGGTCAGCAATGACGCGCTCGCCGACATAGCCGGCGACGTCGACGGCGTGAAGGACAAGTTCGCCGACGGCGTCTGGCAGCAGACGACGCTGGGCTCGGACGCGGTGTACGCGATCCCGCAGGACTCCGGGCCGATGATGTTCTACTACCGCCAGGACCTGTTCAAGAAGTACGGCCTCGAAGTCCCGCAGACCTGGGACCAGTTCGCCGAGACGGCCCGCGCGCTGAAGAAGAAGTCGCCGGAGACGGACCTGACCACCTTCTCCGCCAACGACTCCGGTCTCTTCGCGGGTCTCGCCCAGCAGGCGGGCGCCAAGTGGTGGACGACAGAGGGCCAGAAGTGGAAGGTCGGCATCGACGACGCGGCGACGCAGAAGGTCGCCGACTTCTGGGGCGGCCTCGTCAAGGAGGGCGCGATCGACAACCAGCCGATGTACACCCCGGCCTGGAACAAGGCGCTCAACACCGGCAAGCAGATCGCCTGGGTCAGCGCGGTCTGGGCACCCGGCACCCTGACCACCGCCGCCCCCGACACCAAGGGCAAGTGGGCGATGGCTCCGCTGCCGCAGTGGTCGCAGGGCGACAGCGTCACGGGGAGCTGGGGCGGTTCGTCCACGGCCGTCACCACGGACTCCAAGCACAAGTCCGCCGCCGCGAAGTTCGCCGCCTGGCTGAACACGGACCCGAAGGCGCTGACCGCGCTCGCGAAGGAAGGCGGCATCTACCCGGCCGCCACGACCGCGCAGACCAGTGACGCGTTCACCGAGCCGCCGGCCTTCTTCTCGAACCAGACGGACTTCTACACCCAGGCCGCCGACATCGCGAAGACCACGGCTCCCTCCGCGTGGGGCCCGAACGTGAACGTCGCGTACACCACGTTCAACGACGCGTTCGGTTCCGCCGCCAAGAACAAGTCGGACTTCGGCGCCGCCCTGAAGACGATGCAGGGCGAGACCGTCGCCGACCTCAAGAAGCAGGGCTTCGAGGTCGCGGAGTGA
- a CDS encoding carbohydrate ABC transporter permease → MTSARRKSYGVKGAPYAFLLPATILFALFFALPIGYAVWLSLHKVQVKGLGLGAGAREEVWAGLENYTDSLTDSQLLDGAVRVLGYGAIVVPVMLGLALLFALMLDTDRVRLAPVTRLAIFLPYAIPGVVAAMLWGFLYLPDVSPFYFVLDKLGMPQPDLLDGGPLYLALSNIAVWGGTGFNMIVIYTALQSIPAEVYEAAKLDGATPLQIAVRIKIPMVAPSLVLTFFFSIIATLQVFSEPTTLKPLTNSVSTTWSPLMKVYQDAFRKGDIHSAAATAVIIAVVTLVLSFGFLRAANSRNKQEAAQ, encoded by the coding sequence GTGACGAGCGCACGCCGGAAGTCGTACGGGGTCAAGGGGGCCCCGTATGCCTTCCTCCTCCCCGCGACGATCCTGTTCGCCCTCTTCTTCGCGCTGCCCATCGGCTACGCGGTGTGGCTCAGCCTGCACAAGGTCCAGGTCAAGGGCCTCGGCCTGGGCGCGGGCGCCCGCGAGGAGGTCTGGGCGGGCCTGGAGAACTACACCGACTCCCTCACCGACTCCCAGCTGCTCGACGGAGCCGTGCGCGTGCTCGGCTACGGCGCCATCGTGGTGCCGGTGATGCTCGGGCTCGCGCTGCTCTTCGCGCTGATGCTCGACACCGACCGGGTCCGCCTCGCGCCGGTCACCCGGCTCGCGATCTTCCTCCCGTACGCCATTCCGGGTGTCGTCGCGGCGATGCTGTGGGGCTTTCTGTACCTGCCGGACGTCAGCCCCTTCTACTTCGTCCTCGACAAACTGGGCATGCCGCAGCCTGACCTGCTGGACGGCGGGCCGCTGTATCTCGCGCTGTCCAACATCGCGGTGTGGGGCGGCACCGGCTTCAACATGATCGTCATCTACACCGCGCTGCAGTCCATCCCGGCCGAGGTGTACGAGGCGGCGAAGCTGGACGGGGCCACCCCGCTGCAGATCGCGGTCAGGATCAAGATCCCGATGGTGGCGCCCTCGCTGGTGCTGACCTTCTTCTTCTCGATCATCGCGACGCTCCAGGTGTTCAGCGAGCCGACCACCCTCAAACCCCTGACCAACTCCGTGTCGACGACCTGGAGTCCGCTGATGAAGGTGTACCAGGACGCCTTCCGCAAGGGCGACATCCACTCGGCGGCGGCGACCGCGGTGATCATCGCCGTCGTCACGCTGGTCCTGTCCTTCGGCTTCCTGCGGGCCGCGAACTCCCGTAACAAGCAGGAGGCAGCACAGTGA
- a CDS encoding beta-galactosidase has translation MPETTPKGLSRLAFGGDYNPEQWPETVWPEDVRLMREAGVTMVSVGIFSWALLEPEPGNHDFGWLDRLLDLLHENGIRADLGTPTVAPPAWFYREHPEALPVAADGTRYEFGSRGAICHSNTHYRSAAADITTTLATRYAEHPALAMWHVHNEYGVPVSACYCESCAAHFRRWLARTYGTVDAVNEAWGTAFWGQRYADLDQINPPRATPTVGNPAQALDYKRFADDTMRENFVAERDILHRLAPGIPVTTNFMTALSQCDSVDYWAWGREVDLVTNDHYLITDGRRTHVNLAMAADLTRSVAGGAPWLLLEHSTSGVNWQTRNPAKAPGQMARNSLAHVARGSDGAMFFQWRQSRRGAEKFHSAMLPHAGTDSRVWREVVELGASVDSLSTIRGTRTQADAAVLWDWHSWWAQNLQWRPSEDHDPRERADAFYEALYDRHLTVDFAHPEADLSAYPLVVVPALYLMTEAAGQNLTEYVENGGTLVVSYFSGIVDEHDAVHDGPYPGPLRDVLGLTVEEFSPLLAGDQVRITGPDGSELAGDVWTEFVVPRGAETVWTYADGLTEGHPAVTRHRLGEGSAWYVSTRLGAQGLDALVGRAADDARIAPRADLPRDVEVVRRVGESGAFLFVINHSGVDAKVALEAHGTELLTGERAAGRLAVPAGGVRVVRLDD, from the coding sequence ATGCCGGAGACCACCCCCAAGGGCCTCTCGAGGCTCGCCTTCGGTGGGGACTACAACCCCGAGCAGTGGCCGGAAACCGTCTGGCCCGAGGACGTCCGGCTGATGCGCGAGGCCGGCGTCACGATGGTCAGCGTCGGGATCTTCTCCTGGGCGCTGCTGGAGCCAGAGCCCGGGAACCACGACTTCGGCTGGCTCGACCGGCTCCTCGACCTGCTCCACGAGAACGGGATACGCGCCGACCTCGGTACGCCGACGGTGGCGCCGCCCGCCTGGTTCTACCGCGAGCACCCCGAAGCCCTGCCCGTGGCCGCCGACGGCACCCGCTACGAGTTCGGCTCGCGCGGCGCCATCTGCCACAGCAACACTCACTACCGCTCGGCCGCCGCGGACATCACCACCACGCTCGCCACCCGGTACGCCGAGCACCCCGCGCTCGCCATGTGGCACGTCCACAACGAATACGGCGTCCCCGTCTCGGCCTGCTACTGCGAGAGCTGCGCCGCCCACTTCCGCCGCTGGCTCGCCAGGACGTACGGCACGGTCGACGCCGTAAACGAGGCCTGGGGCACGGCCTTCTGGGGCCAGCGGTACGCGGACCTCGACCAGATCAACCCGCCCCGGGCGACCCCGACGGTCGGCAACCCGGCCCAGGCGCTCGACTACAAGCGGTTCGCCGACGACACGATGCGCGAGAACTTCGTAGCCGAGCGGGACATCCTGCACCGCCTCGCGCCCGGCATCCCCGTCACCACCAACTTCATGACCGCCCTCAGCCAGTGCGACTCCGTCGACTACTGGGCCTGGGGTCGCGAGGTCGACCTCGTCACCAACGACCACTACCTGATCACCGACGGCCGCCGTACGCATGTGAACCTCGCGATGGCCGCCGACCTCACCCGCTCCGTCGCCGGCGGCGCCCCCTGGCTGCTGCTCGAACACTCCACCTCGGGCGTCAACTGGCAGACCCGCAACCCCGCCAAGGCTCCCGGCCAGATGGCCCGCAACTCCCTCGCCCATGTGGCCCGCGGCTCCGACGGCGCGATGTTCTTCCAGTGGCGGCAGTCACGGCGCGGCGCGGAGAAGTTCCACTCGGCGATGCTGCCGCACGCGGGCACGGACTCGCGCGTGTGGCGCGAGGTCGTCGAACTCGGCGCGTCCGTCGACTCGTTGAGTACGATCCGCGGCACCCGCACCCAGGCCGACGCCGCCGTCCTGTGGGACTGGCACTCCTGGTGGGCGCAGAACCTCCAGTGGCGCCCCAGCGAGGACCACGACCCGCGCGAGCGCGCCGACGCCTTCTACGAAGCCCTCTACGACCGCCACCTCACCGTCGACTTCGCCCACCCCGAAGCCGACTTGTCGGCCTATCCTCTTGTCGTCGTACCGGCCCTCTACCTGATGACCGAGGCCGCCGGACAGAACCTCACGGAGTACGTCGAGAACGGCGGCACCCTCGTCGTCTCGTACTTCTCCGGCATCGTCGACGAGCACGACGCCGTGCACGACGGCCCCTACCCCGGCCCGCTGCGGGACGTACTCGGCCTGACCGTCGAGGAGTTCTCGCCGCTGCTCGCCGGCGACCAGGTCCGCATCACCGGACCCGACGGATCCGAACTCGCCGGGGACGTCTGGACCGAGTTCGTCGTGCCGCGCGGTGCCGAGACCGTCTGGACGTACGCCGACGGACTCACCGAGGGGCATCCGGCCGTCACCCGTCACCGGCTCGGTGAGGGGTCCGCCTGGTACGTGTCCACGCGGCTCGGAGCCCAGGGGCTCGACGCGCTTGTCGGCCGGGCCGCCGATGACGCGCGGATCGCGCCCCGTGCCGATCTGCCTCGGGATGTCGAAGTGGTGCGACGGGTGGGGGAGTCGGGGGCGTTCCTGTTCGTGATCAACCACTCCGGTGTCGATGCGAAGGTTGCGCTGGAGGCGCACGGTACTGAGCTGCTCACCGGTGAACGGGCGGCGGGGCGGCTCGCGGTGCCCGCGGGGGGCGTCCGGGTTGTGCGCCTCGACGATTGA